A genomic region of Lysinibacillus sp. 2017 contains the following coding sequences:
- a CDS encoding collagen-binding domain-containing protein, with product MNTIKLYTATLLSTAAVVTVPYAVFAQSPLETITETIQSGSTYIQDISNVRTQLLGAAQGFHIFAREAAIGSTHTNGNIATELLIGTANFGTSVKGSNEVGGTSNQQFASRLKDISYIQNFEAMTAKPFTTKRPNKIIFGESVSFFKQFNERDENGKQIVGGTSDPSFYVQNEDGTIVKFDDIRKTGQLQNNEMNRFYYAETLFQDKNGEKYIDFDQEFNNLTTLSNQLATVEQSEGIVTDYQDRNRRSIDVSNAVAKDGYVYVTISRDVLELDTQLTIKGLSLGTMVIINVDAAGSEVINTRSKIVLNYNGVERNNRESEYFDDNVVLWNFVNGSQSFSGTANLMNTWQGSILAPNAEVSNYHNVDGNIIAKKFKNKGGETHRWDFQGTVVEGTEATPEEPETNPGAEVTPEEPETNPGAEVTPEEPETNPGTEVTPEEPEINPGTEVTPEEPETNPGTEITPEEPETNPGTEVTPEEPETNPGTEVTPEEPETNPGAEVTPEEPEINPGTEVTPEEPEIKPGTEVTPEPEVNPGTEVTPEEPETNPGTEITPEEPETNPGTEVTPEEPETNPGTEVTPEEPEINPGTEVTPEPETDPGTEVMPEPEINPGTEVTPEEPEINPGTEVKPEPEVNPGTEGTPEEPETNPGTEVTPEPETDPGTEVIPEPETNPGTEITPEPEVTPGKEGTLEPETNPGTEVTPEPEEVLGTNDIEIPDEEIEVSVEIGNELMSVPNVFAESGMATNKEIVEEVPATQTITTESETTIEKLPQTDGASQKGIMYTGLALLLGSVLAFVKRRHKQF from the coding sequence TTGAACACAATTAAATTATATACAGCTACATTATTATCTACGGCAGCAGTTGTCACTGTACCCTATGCAGTTTTTGCGCAAAGTCCATTAGAAACAATTACTGAGACAATTCAATCTGGTAGTACATATATACAAGATATTTCCAATGTAAGAACACAGCTTCTGGGAGCGGCACAAGGCTTTCATATTTTCGCACGTGAAGCAGCTATTGGTTCAACACATACGAACGGAAATATTGCAACAGAGCTACTAATCGGCACAGCAAATTTCGGAACAAGTGTGAAAGGTTCAAATGAAGTTGGCGGAACAAGTAATCAACAGTTTGCCTCGCGCTTAAAGGACATTTCATATATTCAAAACTTTGAAGCTATGACAGCTAAACCATTTACAACGAAGCGTCCGAATAAAATTATTTTTGGAGAGAGTGTAAGCTTCTTCAAGCAATTTAATGAACGCGATGAAAATGGTAAACAAATCGTTGGAGGAACAAGTGATCCATCATTTTATGTTCAAAATGAAGATGGAACAATTGTGAAATTTGATGATATTCGTAAAACAGGACAGCTACAAAATAATGAAATGAACCGTTTTTATTATGCGGAAACACTTTTCCAAGATAAAAATGGAGAAAAGTATATTGATTTTGATCAAGAGTTTAACAATTTAACGACGTTATCAAATCAATTAGCAACAGTAGAGCAAAGTGAAGGCATTGTGACGGATTATCAAGATAGAAATCGACGTTCAATCGATGTTTCGAATGCAGTAGCCAAAGATGGTTATGTGTATGTAACGATTAGTCGTGATGTTTTAGAACTAGATACACAATTAACAATTAAAGGTCTTTCTTTAGGTACGATGGTTATTATTAACGTTGATGCAGCAGGAAGTGAAGTAATTAATACACGTAGTAAAATCGTCTTGAATTATAACGGTGTAGAACGAAATAACCGTGAAAGTGAATACTTTGATGACAATGTTGTGCTTTGGAACTTTGTAAATGGTAGTCAATCGTTTAGTGGAACTGCTAATTTAATGAATACATGGCAAGGTTCAATTTTAGCGCCGAATGCAGAGGTATCAAACTATCATAATGTAGATGGTAATATTATTGCGAAAAAGTTTAAAAATAAGGGTGGAGAAACGCATCGTTGGGACTTCCAAGGTACTGTAGTAGAAGGAACAGAGGCAACGCCAGAAGAACCTGAAACAAATCCAGGAGCAGAGGTAACACCAGAAGAACCTGAAACAAATCCAGGGGCAGAGGTAACACCAGAAGAACCTGAAACAAACCCAGGAACAGAAGTAACACCAGAAGAACCTGAAATAAACCCAGGAACAGAAGTAACACCAGAAGAACCTGAAACAAACCCAGGAACAGAGATAACACCAGAAGAACCTGAAACAAACCCAGGAACAGAAGTAACACCAGAAGAACCTGAAACAAATCCAGGAACAGAAGTAACACCAGAAGAACCTGAAACAAATCCAGGAGCAGAGGTAACACCAGAAGAACCTGAAATAAATCCAGGAACAGAAGTAACGCCAGAAGAACCTGAAATAAAACCAGGAACAGAAGTGACACCAGAGCCTGAAGTTAACCCAGGAACAGAAGTAACACCAGAAGAACCTGAAACAAACCCAGGAACAGAAATAACACCAGAAGAACCTGAAACAAATCCAGGAACAGAAGTAACACCAGAAGAACCTGAAACAAATCCAGGAACAGAGGTAACGCCAGAAGAACCTGAAATAAATCCAGGAACAGAAGTAACACCAGAACCTGAAACAGACCCAGGAACAGAGGTAATGCCAGAACCTGAAATAAACCCAGGAACAGAAGTAACACCAGAAGAACCTGAAATAAACCCAGGAACAGAAGTAAAGCCAGAGCCTGAAGTTAACCCAGGAACAGAAGGAACGCCAGAGGAACCTGAAACAAATCCAGGAACAGAAGTAACACCAGAACCTGAAACAGACCCAGGAACAGAAGTGATACCAGAACCTGAAACAAATCCAGGAACAGAGATAACACCAGAACCTGAAGTAACTCCAGGAAAAGAAGGAACACTAGAGCCTGAAACTAACCCAGGAACAGAGGTAACGCCAGAACCTGAAGAAGTTCTAGGTACCAATGATATAGAAATACCTGATGAAGAAATAGAAGTATCGGTTGAAATTGGAAATGAACTGATGTCAGTGCCGAATGTATTTGCTGAAAGTGGAATGGCAACGAATAAAGAAATCGTAGAGGAAGTACCCGCTACTCAGACAATTACTACTGAGTCAGAAACGACAATTGAAAAATTACCACAAACCGATGGCGCATCTCAAAAAGGCATCATGTACACGGGTTTAGCTTTATTATTAGGCAGCGTGCTAGCGTTTGTAAAACGCCGTCATAAACAGTTTTAA
- a CDS encoding amino acid ABC transporter permease: MFNFEKVVPSIPYILEGIGVTLQIVVFATILGLILGILLALCKIGTVKPLRWFATFYTSIFRGTPLVLQLMLIYYAVPQVLDIQIDAIPAAIIAFGLNSGAYISEIIRAGINAVDKGQMEAAKALGIPYGKMMKDIILPQAMKNILPSLMNEFITLNKESAIVTVIGALDIMRRAYVVGGSTFTYLEPLLIAGVIYYVMTLVLSFLGKMLEKRMKRSD; encoded by the coding sequence ATGTTCAACTTTGAAAAGGTCGTGCCCTCTATTCCTTATATTTTAGAAGGAATAGGCGTTACATTACAGATCGTTGTCTTCGCGACGATTCTCGGGTTAATTTTAGGGATACTTTTAGCATTATGTAAAATCGGAACAGTAAAGCCACTTCGTTGGTTTGCTACATTCTATACATCGATTTTCCGTGGGACACCACTTGTCCTACAATTAATGTTGATTTACTATGCAGTACCTCAAGTATTAGACATTCAAATTGATGCGATTCCAGCAGCCATTATCGCATTCGGCTTAAACTCAGGTGCCTACATTTCAGAAATTATTCGTGCAGGTATTAATGCAGTCGACAAAGGTCAAATGGAAGCTGCCAAAGCACTTGGTATCCCGTACGGCAAAATGATGAAAGACATTATCTTACCACAAGCAATGAAAAATATTTTACCATCGTTAATGAATGAATTTATTACATTAAATAAAGAATCGGCCATCGTGACAGTAATCGGTGCGTTAGACATTATGCGTCGTGCGTACGTTGTGGGTGGTTCAACATTCACATATTTAGAGCCGCTACTTATTGCCGGTGTAATCTACTATGTGATGACGCTAGTATTATCATTCCTTGGCAAAATGCTAGAAAAGAGGATGAAACGCAGTGATTAA
- a CDS encoding YwbE family protein, with amino-acid sequence MNGKNRSDVFAGLEVDIVLKKDQRTGTTTRGIVKDLLTNSSSHPHGIKVRLTDGQIGRVCQTYPK; translated from the coding sequence ATGAACGGAAAAAATCGTAGTGATGTATTTGCTGGCTTAGAAGTGGATATCGTCTTGAAAAAGGATCAGCGTACAGGTACAACAACGCGCGGAATCGTAAAAGATTTATTAACGAATAGTAGCTCTCACCCACACGGCATTAAAGTGCGTTTAACAGATGGTCAAATTGGACGCGTTTGTCAAACATATCCGAAATGA
- a CDS encoding transporter substrate-binding domain-containing protein has translation MKKKFLLALLTTMVIAVLAACGASDEKETSTGSEGTDSGDKKTLVVGTSADYAPFEYVETATSDEIIGFDIDLIKLVGEKLGYDIKVQNMDFNSLITALQSKKFDVVISGMTPTEERDEVVDFSIPYYETEQYMIFDKEKGYKTPADIKGGVVGAQISSIQEDLAKELGEEHGFKVESRNLIPELVQELKTGRFDAAVIENIVSENYLSQNADLAAFPIEVEDPDYKAIVFQEGSDLKAEFDKVIEELTADGTIEELKTKWFVVE, from the coding sequence ATGAAGAAAAAGTTTTTATTAGCATTATTAACGACAATGGTCATTGCTGTACTTGCAGCATGTGGCGCATCAGATGAAAAAGAAACATCAACAGGCAGTGAAGGTACAGATTCTGGAGACAAAAAAACATTAGTAGTAGGTACATCAGCTGACTACGCACCATTCGAATACGTAGAGACTGCAACAAGCGATGAAATTATCGGTTTTGATATCGACTTAATCAAATTAGTTGGTGAAAAATTAGGCTATGACATTAAAGTACAAAACATGGATTTCAACTCACTAATCACAGCGCTACAATCGAAAAAATTTGATGTTGTCATTTCAGGTATGACACCAACAGAAGAACGTGACGAAGTAGTAGACTTCTCAATTCCTTACTATGAAACAGAGCAATACATGATTTTCGATAAAGAAAAAGGTTATAAAACTCCTGCTGATATTAAAGGCGGCGTAGTGGGTGCTCAAATTTCTTCTATCCAAGAAGATTTAGCAAAAGAGCTTGGTGAAGAACATGGCTTCAAAGTAGAAAGCCGTAACTTAATTCCTGAGTTAGTTCAAGAATTAAAAACAGGCCGTTTTGATGCAGCCGTAATCGAAAACATCGTTTCTGAAAACTATTTATCTCAAAATGCTGATTTAGCTGCTTTCCCAATCGAAGTAGAAGACCCAGACTATAAAGCAATCGTATTCCAAGAAGGCAGTGACTTAAAAGCTGAATTCGATAAAGTCATCGAAGAGTTAACAGCTGACGGTACTATTGAAGAATTAAAAACAAAATGGTTTGTTGTAGAATAA
- a CDS encoding HNH endonuclease, which produces MNFYIVMQGKTYDEAKNKQVVWCSILDSSGQTPHSWERMKEVKKGDAIFHCVKGEIVAFSIAQEDCQQGIDPLTGSGQVGHLFKSIYEELIFPLNIKVHFDEVQPLLPTKYSPFQQNGDGNQGFLYPCNEMLAIKLLELISDANIYEENEEQLEFAMGLIAQKERNTLAPVLIETEAKAKVKIRKGQQKFHKQLAPLWDHHCALCGIDLPELLRASHSKPWKDSTDEERLNPYNGILLCSNHDAMYDKGYIAFDGTGKIHISPEIEKIDYVKYGIHDKMRVARVEENKSYFKWHKRNVFKG; this is translated from the coding sequence ATGAATTTTTATATTGTAATGCAAGGCAAAACTTATGATGAGGCAAAAAATAAACAAGTAGTTTGGTGCTCAATTCTTGATAGCAGTGGACAAACACCGCATTCTTGGGAACGTATGAAGGAAGTCAAAAAGGGCGATGCGATTTTCCATTGTGTCAAAGGGGAAATTGTGGCGTTTAGTATCGCACAAGAAGATTGTCAACAAGGCATCGATCCATTAACGGGTTCAGGTCAAGTGGGTCATTTATTTAAATCGATTTATGAAGAACTTATATTCCCATTGAACATAAAAGTACATTTTGATGAGGTCCAGCCATTACTACCTACCAAGTACTCACCGTTCCAACAAAATGGTGATGGCAACCAAGGCTTTTTATATCCGTGCAACGAAATGTTAGCGATTAAGCTACTAGAACTGATTAGTGACGCCAATATTTACGAGGAAAACGAAGAGCAACTGGAATTCGCGATGGGGTTAATCGCGCAAAAAGAACGTAACACATTAGCCCCCGTACTTATTGAAACAGAAGCAAAAGCCAAGGTAAAAATCCGCAAAGGTCAACAAAAATTCCACAAGCAATTAGCGCCGTTATGGGATCATCACTGTGCATTATGCGGCATTGACCTACCTGAATTACTACGTGCCAGTCATTCAAAACCTTGGAAGGATTCAACGGATGAGGAACGACTAAATCCGTACAACGGCATTCTTTTATGCAGCAACCATGACGCAATGTATGACAAAGGCTATATCGCTTTTGATGGTACTGGGAAGATTCATATTTCACCTGAGATTGAAAAGATTGATTATGTGAAATATGGGATTCATGACAAGATGCGTGTTGCCAGGGTGGAAGAGAATAAGAGTTATTTTAAGTGGCATAAAAGGAATGTTTTTAAAGGATAA
- a CDS encoding amino acid ABC transporter ATP-binding protein: protein MIKIDNLKKSYGKNEVLKGITTEIKEKEVIAIIGPSGSGKSTFLRCINRLEEPTAGVITVGGVEITDKNVMKVRENLGMVFQHFHLFPHKTVLENLTYAPINVKGVSKEEAVKLGEELLSKVGLYDKRNEYPNRLSGGQKQRVAIARALAMNPTAILFDEPTSALDPEMVKEVLEVMKSLAESGMTMLIVTHEMGFAKEVADRVLFLDGGVLVEDSPPEEFFTAPKSERAKEFLDKVL, encoded by the coding sequence GTGATTAAAATTGATAATCTAAAAAAATCATATGGCAAAAACGAAGTACTAAAAGGGATCACAACCGAAATTAAAGAAAAAGAAGTAATTGCCATTATCGGGCCATCTGGTTCTGGTAAATCGACTTTTTTACGTTGCATTAACCGTTTAGAGGAACCAACTGCTGGTGTGATTACAGTGGGTGGCGTCGAAATTACCGATAAAAATGTGATGAAAGTGCGCGAAAACTTAGGCATGGTATTCCAACACTTCCACCTGTTCCCGCATAAAACCGTTTTAGAAAACTTAACGTATGCACCGATTAATGTGAAGGGTGTTTCAAAAGAAGAAGCTGTGAAATTAGGGGAAGAATTACTGTCAAAAGTTGGTCTTTACGACAAACGTAACGAGTATCCGAACCGTTTATCAGGTGGGCAAAAGCAACGTGTAGCCATCGCGCGTGCGTTGGCGATGAACCCAACAGCGATCCTTTTCGATGAGCCAACAAGTGCACTGGACCCAGAAATGGTTAAAGAGGTATTAGAGGTTATGAAATCTTTAGCTGAATCAGGCATGACAATGTTAATCGTAACGCATGAAATGGGCTTCGCCAAAGAAGTAGCAGACCGTGTGTTGTTCTTAGATGGGGGCGTATTAGTGGAAGATTCTCCACCAGAGGAATTCTTCACAGCACCTAAATCAGAACGTGCGAAAGAATTTTTAGACAAAGTTTTATAA
- a CDS encoding ABC transporter ATP-binding protein, producing MLSRFFTYYKPHKRLFIIDFSSAIFVAILELLFPVAVQWFIDELLPTGDWGMITKISALLLLTYILSTVMNFIVNYLGHKLGVNIESDMRQQLFNHVQRQPYTFFDNTKTGHLMSRITNDLFDIGEFAHHGPEDLFIAIMTFIGAFTIMYNINATLATIILIFVPFLIIVMYMSNKRMKKGWTVMYGEIANINGRVEDSFSGIRVVKSFTNEEFEKNRFKEQNALFRKAKIYAYKVMAGTHSSIYLLTRLLTLLVLVVGAWLSYQGDLKPGEFVSFVLFTNVLIKPIDKISALLELYPKGMAGFKRFCDLLDQEPTVVDRPNAIAVDYLNGDIEFKNVSFNYADSKQVLNNLSFSVKAGKTVAFVGPSGSGKTTISALIPRFYDVTAGAITIDGEDIRDYTQESLRKQIGTVQQDVFLFTGTIRENIEYGKLGASFEEILAAAEQANLREFIEQLPEGFDTQIGERGLKLSGGQKQRLAIARMFLKNPPILILDEATSALDTATERIIQQSLNDLAKNRTTLIIAHRLATIRDADYIFVVTPNGIEEHGTYEELVEKGGIFAGLHHA from the coding sequence ATGCTATCTAGATTTTTTACGTACTACAAGCCACATAAGCGCCTGTTTATCATCGATTTTTCAAGCGCGATTTTTGTGGCGATTTTAGAATTACTTTTCCCCGTAGCCGTGCAGTGGTTTATCGATGAATTGTTACCTACTGGGGATTGGGGCATGATTACAAAGATTAGTGCACTCCTCCTACTGACGTACATATTAAGTACAGTAATGAACTTTATCGTCAACTATTTAGGGCATAAGCTCGGGGTGAATATCGAGAGCGATATGCGCCAGCAACTGTTCAATCACGTGCAGCGTCAGCCTTATACGTTTTTTGACAATACCAAAACCGGTCATTTAATGAGTCGGATCACGAATGATTTATTTGATATTGGGGAGTTCGCGCATCATGGTCCAGAAGATTTATTCATCGCAATCATGACATTTATCGGGGCATTCACGATTATGTACAACATCAACGCAACCTTAGCGACGATTATTTTAATCTTTGTTCCGTTTTTAATTATCGTCATGTACATGAGCAACAAGCGCATGAAAAAAGGTTGGACGGTTATGTATGGGGAGATTGCGAACATCAATGGTCGCGTGGAGGACAGCTTTTCAGGGATTCGCGTGGTGAAATCATTTACGAACGAAGAATTTGAAAAAAACCGCTTCAAAGAGCAAAACGCCTTGTTCCGTAAAGCGAAAATTTACGCGTACAAAGTCATGGCGGGCACGCATTCAAGTATCTATCTATTGACGCGTCTGCTGACATTACTTGTACTAGTTGTTGGGGCTTGGCTTTCATATCAAGGCGATTTAAAACCTGGTGAATTTGTCAGCTTCGTACTATTTACCAACGTTTTAATTAAACCAATTGATAAAATTAGTGCACTACTTGAGCTTTACCCTAAAGGAATGGCTGGCTTTAAGCGCTTCTGCGATTTACTTGATCAGGAGCCGACTGTTGTCGATCGTCCGAATGCAATTGCTGTCGACTATTTAAACGGGGATATCGAATTTAAAAATGTAAGCTTCAACTATGCCGATAGCAAGCAAGTATTGAACAACCTTTCATTTAGCGTAAAAGCTGGAAAAACAGTGGCATTCGTTGGTCCATCAGGTTCTGGTAAAACGACAATTAGTGCACTTATCCCCCGCTTTTATGATGTAACAGCAGGTGCGATTACCATCGACGGAGAGGATATCCGCGACTATACACAGGAATCCCTTCGTAAACAAATTGGTACTGTGCAGCAGGATGTGTTCTTATTCACAGGAACTATTCGTGAAAACATCGAATATGGTAAATTAGGCGCAAGCTTTGAAGAAATTTTAGCCGCGGCTGAACAAGCAAATTTACGTGAATTTATCGAGCAATTACCAGAAGGCTTCGATACGCAAATCGGTGAACGTGGTCTGAAATTATCGGGTGGACAAAAACAACGCTTGGCGATTGCGCGTATGTTCCTGAAAAACCCACCGATTTTAATTTTAGATGAAGCGACGTCTGCTTTAGATACGGCAACAGAGCGTATCATTCAGCAGTCACTCAATGATTTAGCGAAGAATCGTACAACGCTCATTATCGCGCACCGTTTAGCAACGATTCGTGATGCGGATTATATTTTTGTTGTGACGCCAAATGGCATTGAAGAGCACGGCACATACGAGGAGCTTGTTGAAAAAGGCGGCATTTTTGCTGGCCTGCATCATGCGTAA
- a CDS encoding dipeptidase, whose translation MKVGFTMAIPIIDLHCDALLRMYEHDYDFYSSPHLDVNVEKLQAGHVQAQAFAIFVMPDWSKEQKLAAALKQVDYFNKQVIRENVVHIKKWADFNQLRPGQIGAFLTIEGVGFFGGDIEIYHQFQKFGVLVIGLTWNGANEAADGLCSDLGRGVTAFGKEIIRLNNAYKIFTDVSHLNVQSFWNVLEHADYVLATHSNAKRVCDHPRNLNDAQIKAMIAKNAPIHVVYYPEFTTGTNNATMQDLLRHVDYICAMGGKHLIGIGSDFDGIDYKIVDLEHAGMHQNFINELLKHYSEADVRGFAYANFLTHLPK comes from the coding sequence ATGAAGGTAGGTTTTACTATGGCGATTCCGATTATTGATTTACATTGTGATGCACTATTACGTATGTATGAACATGATTACGATTTCTATTCTTCCCCTCACCTTGATGTGAATGTTGAAAAATTGCAGGCTGGTCATGTTCAGGCACAGGCATTTGCGATTTTTGTAATGCCGGATTGGTCAAAGGAGCAAAAATTAGCGGCCGCGTTGAAACAGGTTGACTATTTCAACAAGCAGGTCATTCGTGAAAACGTCGTACACATTAAAAAGTGGGCTGACTTTAATCAGCTGCGTCCTGGTCAAATCGGCGCCTTTTTAACGATTGAAGGCGTTGGCTTTTTCGGTGGCGATATTGAAATCTATCACCAGTTCCAAAAATTTGGTGTGCTCGTAATTGGGCTGACATGGAATGGAGCCAACGAAGCAGCAGATGGACTTTGTAGTGATCTAGGACGTGGCGTTACAGCATTTGGCAAGGAAATCATAAGGCTTAACAATGCGTATAAAATTTTTACAGATGTCTCGCATTTAAATGTCCAAAGCTTTTGGAATGTACTTGAACATGCTGATTATGTCCTTGCAACGCATTCGAATGCAAAGCGCGTTTGCGACCATCCTCGCAATTTAAATGACGCTCAAATTAAAGCGATGATTGCTAAAAATGCACCGATTCATGTTGTTTACTACCCTGAATTTACAACAGGTACGAACAATGCGACTATGCAAGATTTACTACGTCACGTGGATTACATTTGTGCAATGGGCGGCAAACATTTAATTGGCATCGGCTCTGACTTCGATGGTATCGACTATAAAATTGTGGATCTTGAGCACGCTGGAATGCATCAAAACTTCATCAATGAATTATTAAAGCATTATAGTGAAGCCGATGTACGTGGTTTTGCCTATGCGAACTTTTTGACTCATTTGCCGAAATAA